One region of Ictalurus punctatus breed USDA103 chromosome 6, Coco_2.0, whole genome shotgun sequence genomic DNA includes:
- the LOC108266491 gene encoding sterol 26-hydroxylase, mitochondrial → MAEHLALHSVRTMAVRMLLRPTTASLNIRRMAGGNATASVSPGHLRTKADLSELSLSTIMYRMIFQGFYNRMHELQLYEKQLNGPMYKVKTGNMITICISSGELLEELLRKDMKFPCRGDMSMWTEYRELKDLGYGPFTVEGEKWYKLRSMLNKRMLHPKDAMKYENVVNEVVTDFIKRICYLCKMSSTGDLVPNMSNELYRFSLEGISRILFETRIGCLEEEIPAETQNFINSIAQMFTYNLPVSLLPKWTRNYLPFWHRFVGGWDGIFKFACKLIDRKMEDIQMRLDAGQEAEGGYLSYLLSNTNMTKKDVYGSITELLLAGVDTTSNTMMWALYLLSRHPKTQDTLYQEVTSIVNGDKIPTTQDINSMPYLKAVIKETLRMYPVVPTNGRILSGSEVVIGGHVFPKKTSFVIHHYAISHDETVFPEPRIFKPERWLRDGRERSNPFGSIPFGFGVRGCVGKRIAELEMHLALARMIKLFEVKPDPSIGEVKVLNRIVLVADRQVNFRFLERKDTHAYSQDY, encoded by the exons ATGGCAGAACATCTAGCTCTGCATTCGGTTAGGACCATGGCTGTCCGTATGCTACTTCGGCCTACCACAGCCAGTTTGAACATACGGAGAATGGCAGGAGGAAATGCTACTGCTTCTGTATCGCCTGGGCACCTAAGGACTAAGGCTGACCTCTCTGAGCTCTCTCTTTCCACAATAATGTACAGGATGATTTTTCAAGGGTTTTACAATCGCATGCATGAGCTACAG CTGTATGAAAAACAACTAAATGGCCCCATGTACAAAGTAAAAACTGGCAACATGATTACTATTTGTATAAGTAGTGGGGAACTGCTGGAGGAACTGTTGAGAAAAGATATGAAGTTCCCATGTAGAGGAGACATGAGCATGTGGACTGAATATCGAGAGTTGAAGGACTTAGGTTATGGCCCTTTCACTGT agaaggagaaaagtggTACAAACTCCGATCTATGCTGAATAAACGAATGCTTCATCCAAAGGATGCAATGAAGTATGAGAATGTGGTTAATGAAGTGGTCACAGATTTTATCAAAAGGATATGCTATCTATGCAAGATGAGTTCCACTGGAGACCTGGTACCCAACATGTCCAATGAGCTGTACCGTTTCAGTCTAGAAG GAATCTCCCGCATACTGTTTGAGACTCGGATTGGCTGTCTAGAAGAAGAGATTCCAGCTGAGACTCAAAACTTCATCAACTCCATTGCCCAGATGTTTACTTATAATCTGCCTGTGTCCCTGCTTCCCAAGTGGACACGCAATTATTTGCCATTCTGGCACCGCTTCGTGGGTGGTTGGGATGGAATCTTCAAATTCG CCTGCAAGCTAATTGACAGAAAGATGGAGGATATTCAGATGCGCCTGGATGCAGGTCAGGAAGCTGAAGGAGGGTATCTCAGCTACTTGCTCTCCAACACCAACATGACCAAAAAAGATGTGTATGGGAGCATTACTGAACTGCTCCTGGCAGGAGTGGACACA ACATCCAACACTATGATGTGGGCCTTGTACCTGCTCTCACGGCATCCAAAGACACAGGACACACTGTATCAAGAAGTGACCAGCATTGTAAATGGGGACAAAATTCCTACGACTCAAGACATAAACAGCATGCCTTACCTCAAAGCTGTCATCAAGGAGACTCTAAG AATGTACCCAGTTGTTCCCACAAATGGACGTATTTTGTCAGGAAGTGAGGTGGTAATTGGAGGACACGTCTTCCCTAAAAAG ACCTCGTTTGTGATCCACCATTATGCGATCAGTCATGATGAGACAGTATTCCCTGAACCAAGAATCTTCAAGCCTGAACGCTGGTTACGGGATGGGAGGGAAAGATCTAACCCATTCGGCTCCATCCCTTTTGGGTTTGGAGTCAGAGGGTGTGTTGGTAAACGTATCGCTGAACTGGAGATGCACCTGGCTCTGGCAAGG ATGATAAAGCTGTTTGAAGTGAAGCCGGATCCCAGCATAGGAGAGGTCAAAGTTCTTAATCGCATTGTGCTTGTGGCAGACCGACAAGTCAATTTTCGTTTTCTGGAGCGGAAAGATACACATGCTTACAGTCAGGATTATTAA
- the LOC108266489 gene encoding sterol 26-hydroxylase, mitochondrial — MFRYSGPKLFMAGRLALRSAEPTAVQVFLGSTTASLNLKRNAGGNATPLGSIKTEADLTEITLPTILYRMIFKGYYNRMHELQLYEKQLYGPMFKVRGGNTHAISLNSVELLEELMRKDDKFPSRGDMTIWTEYRDMNGLGYGPITEEGEKWYKLRSVLNKRMLHPKDSEQYENMINEVVTDFIKRVYHLRKMSSTGDLVPNISNEMYRFTLEGIARILFETRIGCLENEIPAETQNFIDSIGQMLTQIMALSLLPKWTRNYLPFWRRYLSGWDGIFRFACKLIDRKMEHIQMRLDAGQEIAGEYLSYLLSKTNMSKKDVYGSVSELLLAGVDTTSNTMMWALYLLSQDPKAQETLYQEVNSIIKGDKVPTAEDINSMPYLKSVIKETLRMYPVVPMNSRLLSENDVIIGGHFFPKKTTFIMNHYAISHDETVFPEPRVFKPERWLRDGRERPIPFGSIPFGFGVRGCVGKRIAELEMHLALARIIKLFEVKLDPSVGEVKSLSRTVLVADKTVNFHFLERKLM; from the exons ATGTTTAGATATTCAGGACCTAAGCTATTCATGGCAGGACGTCTAGCTCTGCGTTCAGCCGAGCCAACGGCTGTTCAAGTGTTCCTTGGGTCCACCACAGCCAGTCTGAACTTAAAGAGAAATGCAGGTGGAAATGCTACACCTCTTGGGAGTATCAAGACTGAGGCTGACCTCACTGAGATCACTCTTCCGACAATACTGTACAGGATGATCTTTAAAGGGTACTACAATCGCATGCATGAGCTGCAG TTATATGAAAAGCAGTTGTATGGACCCATGTTTAAAGTAAGAGGTGGCAACACGCATGCAATTTCGCTGAATAGTGTGGAGCTGCTGGAGGAGCTGATGAGGAAAGATGATAAATTCCCTAGCAGAGGAGACATGACTATCTGGACTGAATACCGAGATATGAACGGTTTGGGTTATGGTCCTATCACTGA agaaggagaaaagtggTACAAACTCCGATCGGTGTTGAACAAGCGTATGCTGCATCCAAAGGACTCTGAGCAGTATGAGAATATGATTAATGAGGTTGTCACAGATTTTATCAAACGTGTATACCATTTACGAAAAATGAGCTCCACTGGAGACCTGGTACCCAACATATCCAATGAGATGTACCGTTTCACTTTAGAAG GAATCGCCCGCATACTGTTTGAGACTCGTATTGGTTGTCTTGAGAATGAGATTCCAGCAGAGACTCAAAACTTCATTGACTCCATCGGCCAGATGTTGACTCAGATCATGGCTTTGTCTCTGTTACCCAAGTGGACTCGCAATTATTTGCCATTCTGGCGGCGTTACCTAAGTGGTTGGGATGGAATCTTCAGATTCG CCTGCAAGCTAATTGACAGGAAGATGGAGCACATTCAGATGCGCCTGGATGCAGGTCAGGAAATTGCAGGAGAGTATCTCAGCTACTTGCTTTCCAAGACCAACATGAGCAAAAAAGATGTGTATGGGAGCGTTAGTGAGCTGCTCCTGGCAGGAGTAGACACA ACATCCAACACTATGATGTGGGCCTTGTACCTGCTGTCACAAGATCCAAAGGCACAGGAAACACTGTATCAGGAAGTTAACAGCATCATCAAAGGGGACAAAGTTCCAACAGCTGAGGACATAAACAGCATGCCCTACCTCAAGTCTGTCATCAAGGAGACTCTAAG AATGTACCCAGTCGTTCCCATGAACTCACGCCTTTTATCAGAAAACGATGTGATTATCGGAGGACACTTCTTCCCTAAGAAG ACCACATTTATAATGAATCATTATGCAATCAGTCATGATGAGACAGTATTCCCTGAACCAAGAGTCTTCAAGCCTGAACGATGGTTACGAGATGGGAGAGAGCGACCTATTCCTTTCGGATCCATTCCATTTGGGTttggagtgagggggtgtgtTGGTAAACGGATTGCTGAACTGGAAATGCACTTGGCTCTGGCAAGG ATAATAAAACTGTTTGAAGTCAAGCTGGATCCCAGTGTGGGAGAGGTCAAATCTCTCAGTCGTACTGTGCTTGTTGCAGACAAAACAGTCAATTTTCATTTTCTGGAGCGGAAACTCATGTAA